The following nucleotide sequence is from Acidovorax radicis.
GAGCACGCCACGCATCTTGGGCAACTGGATGTAGCGGAACACGGCGAACTTGCTGGCTCCATCGATGCGGGCGGCCTGGTAATAAGCGTCGGGGATGGAGCGCAGCCCGGCGAACGCGAGCAGCGCCACCAGGGGTGTCCAGTGCCAGACATCCATCAACAGCACGGTGAGCCAGGCCTGTGTGGCATTGCCGGTGTAGCTGTATTCGATGCCGATCTCCTGCAGCATGCGGCCCATGAGACCGATATCGGCGCGGCCATAGATCTGCCAGATGGTGCCCACCACGTTCCAGGGGATCAGCAGCGACAGCGCCACCACGACCAGCACGGCGGAGGACTTCCAGCCCTGCGCGGGCATCGATAGCGCCAGCGCAATGCCCAGCGGAATCTCCACGGCCAGCACCGACAGCGAGAACGTGATCTGGCGCCACAGGGCGGCGTGCAGCTCTTCATCGCGCATCACGGCGGCAAACCATTCGGTGCCGACGAACACGCGCCGATCGGGCGAAATGATGTCCTGCACCGAGTAGTTCACCACCGTCATCAGCGGCAGGATGGCCGAGAAAGCCACGCAGATGATGACCGGAAGAATCAGGAACCACGCCTTCTGGTTCACCGGCTTGGTTGTCGTGCTCATGGCAAGAGCTCCTCGTTTTGATAGAAGCACGTGTGCTCACCAAGCACCTGCAGCCAGACAGCATCCCCCGCCGACGGAAGCCGCGTTTCGGGGTTGAAGCGCGCCTTGAGCGTGTGCTCGCCCACCTTGGCGGTAAGCATCAGATAGGTGCCGATGTCCTGCACCAGCGACACCGTGCAGGGCAGCGCTCCGGCCTGCTCGGGCCGGGCAATGGCCAGGTATTCGGGCCGTATACCCACCTGCAAGCCGCCTTCGGGCAGCGCACGATCTGCGGGAGAGGTGAGTCGATGGCCAGCCACCGACAGCGCTGCACCATCGCGCTGCGCGGGCAGGAAGTTCATACCTGGCGATCCGATGAAATGGCCCACAAACACGTGCGCCGGGCGCTCGAACAGCGCGTCGGCCGAGCCCACCTGCACCGCGCGGCCACGGGTCATCACCACCACCTGGTCGGCAAACGTGAGCGCCTCGACCTGGTCATGCGTCACGTAGATCAGGGTGAGCTTGAGCTCGTGGTGGATCTGCTTGAGCTTGCGCCGCAGCTGCCACTTGAGGTGCGGGTCGATCACCGTGAGCGGCTCGTCGAACAGCACCGCTGCCACGTCAGAGCGCACCAGGCCGCGGCCCAGCGAGATCTTCTGCTTGGCATCGGCCGCCAGGCCCGCCGCGCGCTGGTTGAGCTGGCCGCTCATCTCCAGCATCTCGGCGATCTGGCCCACGCGCTGCTTGATCTGGTCTTCGGGCACCTTGCGGTTGCGTAGCGGGAACGCCAGGTTTTCGGCCACCGTCATGGTGTCGTAGATCACGGGGAACTGGAACACCTGGGCAATGTTGCGCTCTTGCGGGCTGGCGCGCGTCACGTCGCGGCCATCGAACAGCACCTTGCCGTGCGAGGGCGCCAGCAGCCCCGACATGATGTTGAGCATGGTGGTCTTGCCGCAGCCCGAGGGGCCCAGCAGCGCATACGCACCACCGTCCTCGAACTCCATCTTCAGGGGCAGCAACGCGTAGTCGCTGTCTTGCTGCGGGTGGGGCTTGTACGAATGCGCCAGGTCCAGACTGATGCGGGCCATGTCAGCGCCCTCCTTGTGCAGTAGCGGGCCGTGCAGGCGCCCACGCCAGTTGGCCGTCGGCACCAAACACGTAGGCCTGGGCGGGGTCCAGGTGCAGCGTGATGGGCGCACCCAGTTCAAAGTAATGCACACCGGTCAGCTGCGCCACCAGGTCGCCCCAGGGCGTGGCCGCGTGCACAAAGGTGTCGGAGCCCGAGATTTCGGCCAGCTCGACCACGCCACCCACGCTGACGTCGCCCGGGCGGGCCACCACGCGCAGCGCACTGGCGCGCACGCCTACCGTGAGCCCGGCCGCCGTGGCCACACCTTGCGGCAGATGCACGGCCAGCTCCACCCCGCCCTGCAGGCGCACCCCGGCAGGGGCCGCCGAGGCAGCAATGAGGTTCATCGGGGGGTCGCTGAAAGCGCGCGCCACACGCAGCGAATTGGGGGCATGGAACACCTCGGCCGTGGGGCCGTACTGCAGCAACTGGCCTTCATCGAGCACAGCGGTGTAGCCACCCAGCAGCAGGGCCTCGCCCGGCTCGGTGGTGGCATAGACCACCGTGGACTGACCGGCTGCAAACAGCTGGGTCAACTCCTCGCGCAACTCTTCGCGCAGCTTGTAGTCCAGGTTCACCAGGGGCTCGTCCAGCAGCATCAGCGGCGCACCCTTGGCCAGGGCGCGGGCCAGCGCCACGCGCTGCTGCTGCCCACCTGAAAGTTCGGCTGGATAGCGGTCCAGAAACATGTCGATGTGCAGGCGGCTCGCGATCTCACGCACCCGGGCGTCAATGTTTTTTTCGCCGCGCAGCTTCAGGGGCGATGCAATGTTGGCCGCCACCTTCATCGAGGGGTAGTTGATGAACTGCTGGTACACCATGGCCACATTGCGATCGCGCACGGGCATGCCTGTCACATCCACGCCATCAACCTTGACGGTGCCCGAGGTGGGCGTATCCAGCCCGGCCATGATGCGCATCAGGCTGGTCTTGCCCGCCTGCGTGGCACCCAGCAGCACCGTGACGGCGCCGCTCTGGAGCGCCAGGCTCATGTCATACAGCCAGGTCTGCGCCCCCACCTTCTTGCTGATGCTGTCCAATGCCAGCTGCATCACGCAACCTTTCTTTGTCGCCCTTGGGCCTGATGAATGGGACGCCACTGCCTTGTCGGACACAGCAGGCCCTCTCGTTTTCGATTGTGTTCATTTTTGTTCTTTTTTGATCGTATTTAATCAAGGTTTACCCTTAACAGGTTCCTTTTTGTTCGATTTAAAGTATCTCTACCCTATAGCCGATTGATTCGCGTGAATACGAACCCCCGACAACTGCTGCTTCTCGAAGAAGTCCGCGCGCGCAAGTCCGCCACGGTGGAACAACTGGCAGACACCCTGGGCGTGACGCTGCAGACCGTGCGCCGTGACGTGCAGCGCCTGGCAGAGTCCGGCCTGCTCACGCGCTTTCATGGTGGCGTGCGCGTGCCCAGCTCCACCGTGGAGAACCTGGCGCACACACAGCGCGAAACCCTGCATGCGGAGGGCAAGGCCCGCATTGCGCGCGCCGTGGCCGAACAGGTGCCCAACGACTGCTCGCTGATCCTGAACATCGGCACCACCACCGAAGCCATCGCCAAGGCCCTGCTGCACCACCGGGGCCTGCGCGTCATCACCAACAACCTGAACGTCGCCGCCATCCTGTGCAGCAACCCCGAGTGCGAGGTCATCGTGGCCGGCGGCGTGGTGCGCCCGCGCGACCGGGGCATCGTGGGCGAAGCGGCGGTGGACTTCATTCGCCAGTTCAAGGTGGACATCGCGCTCATCGGCATCTCGGGCATCGAGCCCGATGGCTCGCTGCGCGACTTTGACTACCGCGAGGTAAAGGTGGCCCAAACCATCATCGGCCAGGCCCGCGAGGTCTGGCTGGCCGCCGACCACAGCAAATTCAACCGCCCA
It contains:
- a CDS encoding ABC transporter ATP-binding protein encodes the protein MARISLDLAHSYKPHPQQDSDYALLPLKMEFEDGGAYALLGPSGCGKTTMLNIMSGLLAPSHGKVLFDGRDVTRASPQERNIAQVFQFPVIYDTMTVAENLAFPLRNRKVPEDQIKQRVGQIAEMLEMSGQLNQRAAGLAADAKQKISLGRGLVRSDVAAVLFDEPLTVIDPHLKWQLRRKLKQIHHELKLTLIYVTHDQVEALTFADQVVVMTRGRAVQVGSADALFERPAHVFVGHFIGSPGMNFLPAQRDGAALSVAGHRLTSPADRALPEGGLQVGIRPEYLAIARPEQAGALPCTVSLVQDIGTYLMLTAKVGEHTLKARFNPETRLPSAGDAVWLQVLGEHTCFYQNEELLP
- a CDS encoding carbohydrate ABC transporter permease, giving the protein MSTTTKPVNQKAWFLILPVIICVAFSAILPLMTVVNYSVQDIISPDRRVFVGTEWFAAVMRDEELHAALWRQITFSLSVLAVEIPLGIALALSMPAQGWKSSAVLVVVALSLLIPWNVVGTIWQIYGRADIGLMGRMLQEIGIEYSYTGNATQAWLTVLLMDVWHWTPLVALLAFAGLRSIPDAYYQAARIDGASKFAVFRYIQLPKMRGVLMIAVLLRFMDSFMIYTEPFVLTGGGPGNATTFLSQYLTTKAVGQFDLGPAAAFSLIYFFIILLLCFILYNWMQRVGTASNEGAGHE
- a CDS encoding ABC transporter ATP-binding protein; the protein is MQLALDSISKKVGAQTWLYDMSLALQSGAVTVLLGATQAGKTSLMRIMAGLDTPTSGTVKVDGVDVTGMPVRDRNVAMVYQQFINYPSMKVAANIASPLKLRGEKNIDARVREIASRLHIDMFLDRYPAELSGGQQQRVALARALAKGAPLMLLDEPLVNLDYKLREELREELTQLFAAGQSTVVYATTEPGEALLLGGYTAVLDEGQLLQYGPTAEVFHAPNSLRVARAFSDPPMNLIAASAAPAGVRLQGGVELAVHLPQGVATAAGLTVGVRASALRVVARPGDVSVGGVVELAEISGSDTFVHAATPWGDLVAQLTGVHYFELGAPITLHLDPAQAYVFGADGQLAWAPARPATAQGGR
- a CDS encoding DeoR/GlpR family DNA-binding transcription regulator; protein product: MNTNPRQLLLLEEVRARKSATVEQLADTLGVTLQTVRRDVQRLAESGLLTRFHGGVRVPSSTVENLAHTQRETLHAEGKARIARAVAEQVPNDCSLILNIGTTTEAIAKALLHHRGLRVITNNLNVAAILCSNPECEVIVAGGVVRPRDRGIVGEAAVDFIRQFKVDIALIGISGIEPDGSLRDFDYREVKVAQTIIGQAREVWLAADHSKFNRPAMVQLATLNQIGRLFTDAPPPEPFPALLQDAGVICTVAA